The nucleotide window ACTGAATTCCAAGGACCTGTCTTCACCCAGCAGGCCGATGGCATCCGCCCTGCACTGAGTGCAGTGGTACATCTGCTGCAGCTCATCCCGGCAAATATTTCTCATTTTATTGACTTCCTTCATGGGTGTCTGGGACATATACTCAAAGGCGCTCCCCTTGGCCGGGATGAGCGGCATGATATTAGTGATGAATACACTCAGATCTTTGACTTTTTTTACGATTTCCGGGATGTGGCCGTCATTTATACCCTTAATCATCACTATATTAACTTTCACCACCACACCCTGCCTGGTCAGGCGTTCTATTCCAGCCAATTGATTTTTGGTCAATATGGCGGCCCCTTCAGCGCCCTGATACCTCTTGCCTTGATAGTTAACGAACTGATAAATTCTTTTACCGATTTCCGGTGTCAGGCAGTTTACCGTCACGGTGACATGCCTGACGCCTAATTCAACCAATTGATCAGCATAATCAGGGAGCATCAGCCCGTTTGTGGATAAACAAAATATCACATTCGGATTGGACTTTTTAATCAGTTCAATGGTTGACTTCGTCTCATTCCAATTGGCCAGGGCTTCCCCGGGCCCGGCTATCCCCACCACGCTCAGGTTTTCCACCCTGTCTTTCACAAAATCATACTTTTCCCTGGCGGATTCAGGGGTTAATATCTCACTGGTCACACCCGGCCGGCTCTCATGCAGGCAGTCGAATTTTCTGTTGCAATAGTTGCAGTTGATATTGCACCGGGGCGCCACGGGCATGTGGATCCTGGCGTATTTATGTTTTGCTTCAAAGGAAAAACATGGATGCTGTGAAGTTCTATACCCGTTTTGCACCGGGTTGCAGGCGCAGTTCATTTTTTTCACCTCGACCTTTGCCGGCTGGCTTTATAGTTCCATAGTAAAATTGCTGGTAAATGTTCCTCCGGTAGTTCTTGTATTTGTTTTCCAGAAGTGTATTGGTAATCCGGTCCAACAACATGGTAGTGCCCGCATAACCTACTGATAAGAGCCGTTGGCCGCCTACCCGGTCGTGGATGGGGAAACCATATCTCACCAGAGGGATGCCCTCCCATTCGGTGAGGTACCTGCCGCCGGAATGGCCGATGGCGATATTGGCTTCCATTTCCCTGCTTTTTTCCCGGATCCGTGAAAAATCCGTCTCACAGAGGACCTGTGCGTTACTACATCCGGCCTCATTTAATCGGGCTTTTAAAAGTCCGGCCAGTTTACCGCTCTTGCCACCCGTCGCCGTCACCACCGGGGTAATGCCGTTTTCCAGGCAGATACCGGCAACGGCGTAAATATTCTCCGGCTCGCCAAAAACCACGCATTTCCCCTGGGCATTATATTTATGAGAATCGATCATGCAGTCGATCAGCCTGCCCCTTTCTCGTTCCAGGCTTTCAGGAACCGGGTTTCCGGTCAACCGTTTTAGCAGGTTTATAAATAAGTCTGTATTTTCCACGCCAATAGGCACGGGCACATTGTACAACGGCACTCCGAAAGCGGATTCCAGGTAATGCCCCGGCGAGAAAACCTCGTCCACCGTCACGCCCATTTGGATAGTGGCCTGCGCACCGGCCATTCCGGCTATATCCGCCAGCTTCGTCCCCCCCGCCGGAACCTTCCGGTAAGGCCTTTCAAAGGCACGGTCCAGAGTGTCTGAAAAGTCGGGCAGCAAGATATAGCTGACTTTCATCATTTTGAGGATTCTCTTAATCTCCCTGATATCGGCGGGACTTATGTTGGGCACAATGATATTAATACCTTTGTGCTTCACTGTTTTCTTAACCAATTCCGCGACAACCCTTTTCACGGCCAGGAAGTATCCTTCAAAGTGGCTGTAACCATAACCCGGAGTGGAAACGGTTACCACCTGTAAATTTTCAAAACCCCTTTCCTCCAGGTAATCCGCCGCGATCCTGTCAATATCCTCACCGATGGTCTCCGCCAGGCAGGTAGTGAGTATACCCACCACTTTCGGTTTGTATAATTTAATTGAGTTGTCCAGGCCTTTTTTCAGGCTGGCTTCCCCACCGTAAATAGTCCCTTTTTCGTTAAGTGATGAGGAGGCGACGTCAATGGGCTCGTTGAAGTGTTCGGCGATATGCCGGCG belongs to Pelotomaculum isophthalicicum JI and includes:
- the nifB gene encoding nitrogenase cofactor biosynthesis protein NifB — encoded protein: MNCACNPVQNGYRTSQHPCFSFEAKHKYARIHMPVAPRCNINCNYCNRKFDCLHESRPGVTSEILTPESAREKYDFVKDRVENLSVVGIAGPGEALANWNETKSTIELIKKSNPNVIFCLSTNGLMLPDYADQLVELGVRHVTVTVNCLTPEIGKRIYQFVNYQGKRYQGAEGAAILTKNQLAGIERLTRQGVVVKVNIVMIKGINDGHIPEIVKKVKDLSVFITNIMPLIPAKGSAFEYMSQTPMKEVNKMRNICRDELQQMYHCTQCRADAIGLLGEDRSLEFSGLWSRKAI
- a CDS encoding nitrogenase component 1, encoding MGMEQAHYLNVNENQCGMCMPLGAILALKGVEGSMVIIHGSQGCSTYMRRHIAEHFNEPIDVASSSLNEKGTIYGGEASLKKGLDNSIKLYKPKVVGILTTCLAETIGEDIDRIAADYLEERGFENLQVVTVSTPGYGYSHFEGYFLAVKRVVAELVKKTVKHKGINIIVPNISPADIREIKRILKMMKVSYILLPDFSDTLDRAFERPYRKVPAGGTKLADIAGMAGAQATIQMGVTVDEVFSPGHYLESAFGVPLYNVPVPIGVENTDLFINLLKRLTGNPVPESLERERGRLIDCMIDSHKYNAQGKCVVFGEPENIYAVAGICLENGITPVVTATGGKSGKLAGLLKARLNEAGCSNAQVLCETDFSRIREKSREMEANIAIGHSGGRYLTEWEGIPLVRYGFPIHDRVGGQRLLSVGYAGTTMLLDRITNTLLENKYKNYRRNIYQQFYYGTIKPAGKGRGEKNELRLQPGAKRV